One part of the Treponema sp. OMZ 787 genome encodes these proteins:
- the rplO gene encoding 50S ribosomal protein L15 gives MSEFNLTVPAGATHKKKIVGRGSSSGWGKTSGKGHKGQQARSGGKVYAGFEGGQMPLYRRVAKKGFSNYPFKKEFYVVNLTMLETKYSDGETVNKESLMQKGLLRKGSLYVKVLGTGDITKKLTVDVDKISASAKEKIEKAGGTIVQSEA, from the coding sequence TCCTGCAGGAGCAACTCATAAAAAGAAGATTGTAGGCCGAGGTTCTTCTTCCGGTTGGGGTAAAACTTCCGGAAAGGGACATAAGGGTCAGCAAGCCCGTTCAGGCGGTAAGGTTTATGCCGGCTTTGAAGGCGGTCAGATGCCCTTGTACCGACGCGTTGCAAAAAAAGGATTTTCAAACTATCCTTTTAAAAAGGAATTCTATGTTGTAAACCTTACCATGCTCGAAACAAAGTACAGCGATGGTGAAACCGTCAACAAAGAGTCCTTGATGCAAAAAGGCCTTCTCCGCAAAGGTTCTCTTTATGTTAAAGTTTTGGGAACAGGAGATATAACAAAAAAATTGACGGTTGATGTAGATAAGATTTCGGCATCAGCCAAGGAAAAAATAGAAAAGGCAGGCGGAACAATAGTTCAGTCTGAAGCATAA
- the secY gene encoding preprotein translocase subunit SecY codes for MANNVVANMFKIKDLRNRILFTIIVLAVFRLGSVLTIPGIDPRALTMYFRQGQGNAFADHMDFFVGGAFSNFSVFMLGVMPYISTQILMQLAMIIFPRLKKIAEEDGGRKKIQVWTRIITVFVALLQSSAVGTWARAIPGAVVISSPVLHLFITMVTVTTGTMITVWMGEQITARGIGNGISMLIFAGIVARLPQAVWELIKLVSNNELNLVFVIIAFAMFVGIIALVVYEQQGQRKIPVHYAKRVIGRKMYGGQNTYIPFKINPSGVIPIIFASSFLTFPLMLSQMWGPNVSWLAAVARFLRADGWGYNILYVVLIVFFAYFYTQVALNPTEIAKQIRENGGSIPGIRTDKTEEYLQKILNRLILPGSLYLAAIAVLPTVIQWAFSFPRNISMLMGGTSLLILVGVDLDTMSQVEALLKMHHHDGLLKKGKIRSRNL; via the coding sequence ATGGCTAATAATGTAGTTGCAAATATGTTCAAAATAAAGGATTTACGAAACCGTATTCTTTTTACGATCATAGTTTTAGCAGTTTTCCGCTTAGGCTCGGTACTCACCATCCCCGGTATCGATCCTCGGGCTCTTACAATGTATTTCCGGCAAGGTCAGGGAAATGCTTTTGCAGATCACATGGACTTCTTTGTTGGAGGAGCGTTTTCGAACTTTTCGGTATTTATGCTCGGTGTAATGCCCTATATTTCGACTCAGATATTGATGCAGCTTGCCATGATTATTTTCCCGCGCCTTAAAAAAATAGCGGAAGAAGACGGAGGACGCAAAAAGATTCAAGTTTGGACAAGAATCATTACTGTTTTTGTTGCTCTTCTTCAATCTTCCGCTGTCGGTACATGGGCCAGAGCGATTCCGGGTGCCGTTGTAATTTCAAGTCCTGTTTTGCACTTGTTTATTACGATGGTTACGGTAACGACAGGTACCATGATTACCGTTTGGATGGGTGAGCAGATTACTGCAAGAGGTATCGGAAACGGTATTTCGATGCTGATTTTTGCAGGTATTGTTGCCCGCCTTCCTCAGGCTGTTTGGGAGTTGATCAAGCTTGTAAGCAATAACGAATTGAACCTTGTGTTCGTAATTATTGCTTTTGCAATGTTTGTCGGAATCATAGCCTTGGTTGTTTACGAACAGCAAGGTCAGCGCAAAATACCGGTTCATTATGCAAAGCGCGTTATCGGCCGAAAAATGTATGGCGGACAGAATACCTATATTCCGTTTAAGATTAACCCCTCAGGTGTTATTCCCATCATTTTTGCTTCGTCATTTTTAACCTTCCCCCTCATGCTTTCACAGATGTGGGGACCGAATGTGTCTTGGCTTGCTGCAGTTGCAAGATTTTTGCGTGCAGACGGTTGGGGCTATAACATTCTATATGTTGTTTTGATTGTTTTCTTTGCTTACTTTTATACACAGGTTGCACTTAACCCCACGGAAATAGCAAAACAAATAAGGGAAAACGGCGGATCGATTCCGGGAATCAGAACCGACAAAACTGAAGAATATTTACAGAAGATTTTAAACAGGTTAATATTGCCCGGTTCGCTTTATTTGGCTGCAATTGCAGTACTTCCTACTGTAATTCAGTGGGCGTTTAGTTTCCCCAGAAATATTTCGATGTTGATGGGCGGAACTTCACTGCTTATTTTGGTTGGTGTTGACTTGGACACAATGAGCCAAGTTGAAGCATTGCTTAAAATGCACCATCATGACGGCTTGCTTAAAAAAGGCAAGATTAGATCAAGGAACCTATAG
- the rpmJ gene encoding 50S ribosomal protein L36, which produces MKVRTSVKPICDKCKVIKRNGIVRIICTNPKHKQRQG; this is translated from the coding sequence ATGAAGGTTAGAACAAGTGTAAAGCCTATTTGTGATAAATGCAAGGTTATTAAGCGCAACGGAATAGTACGGATAATCTGTACAAATCCTAAGCATAAACAAAGACAAGGTTAA
- the rpsM gene encoding 30S ribosomal protein S13, with the protein MARIAGVDLPNKHVNVSLTYIYGISTSSANKICEATKVDPMKKMNDLDEAELAAIREVIDREYKVEGRLRTEVALNIKRLQDIGCYRGQRHRKGLPVRGQRTRTNARTRKGKKKTVAGKKK; encoded by the coding sequence ATGGCTCGTATTGCGGGAGTTGACCTCCCTAATAAACATGTTAATGTTTCATTAACGTACATTTATGGAATTTCGACTTCATCGGCAAACAAAATTTGTGAAGCCACAAAGGTTGATCCGATGAAAAAAATGAATGATTTGGATGAAGCCGAGTTAGCTGCAATCCGTGAAGTGATTGACAGAGAATACAAGGTAGAAGGCCGCCTTCGAACTGAAGTGGCTTTAAATATTAAGCGTCTTCAGGATATCGGATGCTACCGCGGTCAAAGACACAGAAAGGGTCTTCCGGTACGCGGGCAGAGAACTAGGACAAATGCCAGAACACGCAAGGGTAAGAAGAAGACCGTTGCCGGTAAGAAGAAATAA
- the rpsK gene encoding 30S ribosomal protein S11: MATVKKRKEKKSIYEGNVYIQATFNNTIITITDLKGNVLSWASSGGLGFAGAKKSTPFAAQTVAEAAVQKCQPYGLHEVHVFVKGPGVGRESAIRTLGTMGLKVRSISDVTPIPHNGCRPKKTRRI, translated from the coding sequence ATGGCTACTGTAAAGAAAAGAAAAGAAAAGAAAAGCATATATGAAGGCAATGTTTATATTCAAGCAACCTTTAATAACACAATTATTACGATAACCGACTTAAAGGGAAATGTTCTTTCATGGGCATCTTCAGGCGGCTTAGGCTTTGCCGGTGCCAAAAAATCGACACCCTTTGCGGCTCAGACCGTTGCAGAAGCAGCTGTTCAAAAGTGCCAGCCCTACGGCTTGCATGAGGTTCATGTTTTTGTAAAAGGTCCCGGAGTTGGACGCGAATCGGCTATCAGAACGCTTGGAACAATGGGATTAAAGGTTCGCTCAATCAGCGATGTAACTCCCATTCCGCACAACGGCTGCCGTCCCAAGAAGACGCGCCGAATATAA
- a CDS encoding DNA-directed RNA polymerase subunit alpha, which translates to MARKNLLKGFKKPKGLEFAQQESTESYGKFTASPFETGFGTTIGNCLRRILLSSIQGYAISAVLITSYDADGVPHTISSEFENIPNVSEDTLEILNKLKQIRLRLSDESEQGDFHFEFKGPASITSKDFAVEGQLEILGEPFHVMELMKGANVSFDVQVDFGRGYVPAEVNEKYIEIVGTIPMDAIYGPVMKVSYAIEPCRVGQRNDYDKLILEIWTDSTVRPEDVLGEAAKIAKDHFSIFINFNENDYLGEDEDDDEETAVKQLLATSITTLDFSVRAKNCLDSAGIKTLGELAQKSEDEIESMRNVGRMTLNEIHAKLAEYNLRLGMTDYSHLKNTIKVSRQKEETDEA; encoded by the coding sequence ATGGCCCGTAAAAATCTTTTAAAAGGATTTAAGAAGCCGAAAGGCTTGGAATTTGCTCAGCAAGAATCAACCGAAAGCTATGGTAAGTTTACGGCATCACCTTTTGAGACCGGTTTTGGAACTACCATCGGAAATTGTTTGAGGAGAATTTTATTGTCTTCAATACAAGGTTATGCTATATCGGCAGTGTTGATAACATCTTACGATGCCGACGGCGTACCCCACACAATTTCAAGTGAGTTTGAAAATATTCCGAATGTCTCGGAAGATACGCTGGAAATTTTAAATAAGCTAAAGCAGATCCGCCTCCGTTTATCGGATGAGTCGGAACAAGGTGACTTTCATTTTGAATTTAAGGGGCCTGCGTCGATAACCAGCAAAGATTTTGCCGTTGAAGGACAGCTTGAAATTTTAGGCGAACCTTTCCATGTTATGGAATTGATGAAGGGTGCTAATGTTTCGTTTGATGTTCAAGTAGATTTCGGCCGAGGTTATGTACCGGCAGAGGTTAATGAAAAATACATTGAAATTGTCGGAACTATTCCAATGGACGCAATCTACGGTCCTGTTATGAAGGTAAGCTATGCTATTGAGCCTTGCCGAGTAGGACAGAGAAACGATTACGATAAGCTCATTCTTGAAATTTGGACTGACAGTACTGTTAGACCTGAGGATGTATTGGGCGAAGCTGCAAAAATTGCAAAAGATCATTTTTCCATCTTTATTAATTTTAATGAAAATGATTATCTTGGTGAAGATGAAGACGATGATGAAGAAACAGCAGTAAAGCAGCTTTTAGCAACTTCAATTACTACTCTCGATTTTTCCGTTCGGGCTAAAAACTGCTTGGATTCGGCCGGTATTAAAACTCTCGGCGAGCTGGCTCAAAAGTCGGAAGATGAGATTGAAAGTATGCGCAATGTCGGCAGAATGACTTTGAATGAAATTCATGCTAAGTTGGCGGAATACAATTTGCGTTTGGGTATGACTGATTACAGTCATCTAAAAAATACTATAAAAGTATCAAGACAGAAGGAAGAAACAGATGAAGCATAA
- the rplQ gene encoding 50S ribosomal protein L17, with protein sequence MKHKNGFNPLSRTTAHRRALHRNMVTSLFKYERITTTKQKAMEVRRTAEKLITRSKVDTFNNRRHAAKYIWDDDIVKKLFSDIGPRMKDRNGGYTRILKIGFREGDAADVAILELVDYDFEKKEKDAKKKDDSKKSDDKKASKKEAGFKSSKGESEHKKNTDQVVDSSSNRRYNRVKGS encoded by the coding sequence ATGAAGCATAAGAACGGCTTTAATCCGCTCTCGCGTACAACTGCACATCGCCGTGCTTTGCACCGAAATATGGTTACATCGCTATTTAAGTACGAGCGGATTACGACAACAAAACAAAAAGCGATGGAAGTACGCCGAACTGCGGAAAAATTGATTACCCGCTCAAAGGTTGATACATTCAACAACCGAAGGCATGCTGCAAAGTATATCTGGGATGACGATATTGTAAAAAAACTATTCAGCGATATCGGGCCTAGAATGAAAGACAGAAACGGCGGTTACACCCGTATCTTAAAAATCGGCTTCCGTGAAGGCGATGCAGCTGATGTTGCTATCTTGGAACTTGTAGACTATGACTTTGAAAAAAAGGAAAAGGATGCAAAGAAAAAAGATGATTCGAAAAAATCCGATGACAAGAAGGCTTCCAAAAAAGAAGCCGGTTTTAAATCGTCAAAGGGTGAATCCGAACACAAGAAAAATACCGATCAGGTAGTAGATAGTTCATCAAATCGGAGGTACAACCGTGTCAAAGGCTCATAG
- a CDS encoding TIGR02328 family protein, giving the protein MRLWHQDLIQRLPTQQLLGQHRECCALRGNGWGKKHSVVDYVFLYSPYKLFQYHKLVMEEMHKRGYKVSEEWLDQNYRGKKCPPYEDLKKIKKTYPIYKEHDEKYMQECITNLHGKNIDT; this is encoded by the coding sequence ATGAGACTATGGCACCAAGACCTGATACAAAGACTACCGACACAGCAGCTATTAGGCCAGCACAGAGAATGCTGTGCATTACGAGGAAACGGCTGGGGGAAAAAGCATTCTGTAGTAGACTATGTATTTTTATATTCACCGTACAAACTTTTTCAATACCATAAACTGGTAATGGAAGAGATGCACAAAAGAGGCTATAAGGTTTCAGAAGAATGGTTAGATCAAAATTACAGAGGAAAAAAATGTCCGCCATACGAGGACCTAAAAAAAATCAAAAAGACCTATCCTATTTACAAGGAACATGATGAAAAATATATGCAGGAATGTATCACTAATCTCCATGGAAAAAATATAGATACATAA
- a CDS encoding PHP domain-containing protein, giving the protein MKETNLISNFHTHTYLCKHADGRPVDYVKEAIKDGCSALGFSDHCPYPDSSWDYCRMGEYEINLYKSMVEEAVIDAPFPVYFGFECEWHPRYKSWYKDFLRGEMKSDFLVLGSHWYDSNGVLEYAPNLTKKELFGYIDFTIEGMASGLYNFLAHPDLFLANVSKIDSDHMACSKALIEAAIDLDMPIEINGYGTFKRKIKRSGIDEFIYPVRQFWELAADMGARIICNSDAHFPEHTIWGCRNAIAFADTLGIKPIDTAEALGFEYLDSSKLMAANG; this is encoded by the coding sequence ATGAAAGAAACTAACTTAATAAGCAATTTCCATACGCATACTTATTTGTGTAAACATGCTGACGGCAGACCCGTCGATTATGTAAAAGAGGCTATAAAGGACGGCTGTTCGGCCCTCGGTTTTTCGGACCATTGTCCGTATCCCGATTCTTCATGGGATTATTGCCGTATGGGCGAGTACGAAATAAATCTTTATAAGAGCATGGTTGAGGAAGCCGTCATTGATGCTCCCTTCCCTGTTTATTTCGGATTTGAGTGCGAGTGGCATCCCCGCTATAAGAGCTGGTACAAGGATTTTTTAAGAGGAGAAATGAAATCGGATTTTTTGGTTTTGGGTTCCCATTGGTATGATTCTAATGGTGTTTTGGAATACGCTCCTAACCTTACAAAAAAAGAACTTTTCGGATATATAGATTTTACTATTGAAGGGATGGCTTCCGGTCTTTATAATTTTTTAGCTCATCCCGATCTTTTTTTGGCGAATGTCTCAAAGATAGATTCCGATCACATGGCTTGCTCGAAGGCTTTGATAGAAGCTGCTATTGATCTTGATATGCCGATAGAAATAAACGGCTATGGTACATTCAAAAGAAAAATTAAACGCTCCGGAATCGATGAGTTTATTTACCCTGTTCGGCAATTTTGGGAACTGGCTGCGGATATGGGGGCAAGGATTATCTGTAACTCTGATGCTCATTTCCCTGAACATACTATTTGGGGCTGTAGGAATGCAATCGCTTTTGCCGATACTCTAGGGATTAAACCTATAGATACTGCCGAAGCCCTGGGTTTTGAATATTTGGACTCTTCTAAACTTATGGCAGCCAATGGATAG
- a CDS encoding acylphosphatase, translating to MDRENLRALHIIVKGRVQGVGFRYWTRSLARSLKVKGRVRNRADFSVEILAEADTETLGEFIYALKHEHPYARVESLNSEEVQVKGYADFRIEV from the coding sequence ATGGATAGAGAAAATTTAAGGGCTCTTCATATTATAGTAAAGGGCCGGGTTCAAGGCGTGGGCTTCCGTTATTGGACCCGGTCTCTTGCAAGGAGCCTTAAAGTAAAAGGCCGGGTTCGCAACCGCGCAGATTTCTCGGTAGAGATTCTTGCAGAAGCCGATACGGAAACCCTCGGAGAATTTATTTATGCTCTCAAACACGAGCATCCCTATGCCCGTGTTGAAAGCCTTAATTCCGAAGAAGTTCAGGTGAAAGGATATGCTGACTTTCGGATTGAAGTATAG
- a CDS encoding MFS transporter — translation MQKQKDGFRKYLPITFLIGAGFFTMGLMDPLYDSYVTIFLSRYIPFKWLVGMLMSLDNVLAILLIPIVSAWSDRTRTKIGRRMPWIIVLLPLSAITFSYIPYAAKTSLAALIIVLALLNLFKQSVRGPVIALMPDIVPAEFRSQGNGVINTMGNIAAIVGTLFLARLMDVDTVLPIIGHTKDVLSFPAAGLLVILATLMLFLFVKEKNVPPPDSPENKEEKKVPFLQAMKTVLAGRKIEGEEKPDKSALFVLVSLFLWFLGYQGMLPYIAEYSIKNFGVSTGQGAFAAGMVGIASALSAIPMGYAASKWGRKRMIRIALVVVASLCLAQFFLTEIAYILGLAGGQIKYLFWGMMFIFGIFWICIIANSFPMLWQMAGFSHIGLYTGLYYTFSQGAAIIAPFLAGLIIDFAGHRAVFVYCACFFLLAWLMMGRVTRGEKHDKVE, via the coding sequence ATGCAAAAACAAAAAGACGGATTTAGAAAATACCTTCCGATAACTTTTTTAATCGGAGCAGGTTTTTTTACGATGGGACTCATGGATCCATTGTATGACAGTTATGTAACGATTTTTTTAAGCCGTTATATTCCTTTTAAATGGCTTGTCGGAATGTTGATGTCTCTTGATAATGTTTTGGCAATATTATTAATCCCCATTGTTTCGGCATGGTCGGATCGAACCCGCACAAAAATAGGAAGACGAATGCCGTGGATAATTGTTCTTCTTCCCCTGTCGGCAATTACCTTTAGTTATATTCCCTATGCAGCAAAGACCTCTCTAGCGGCATTGATAATCGTACTTGCCCTCTTAAATTTATTTAAACAATCGGTGCGGGGCCCCGTAATTGCTTTAATGCCTGACATTGTTCCCGCGGAATTCCGCTCGCAGGGAAACGGAGTTATAAACACTATGGGAAACATTGCCGCAATAGTCGGAACCTTATTTTTAGCCCGTCTAATGGACGTAGATACAGTCCTTCCCATTATAGGACACACAAAGGATGTTCTTTCCTTTCCTGCAGCAGGTCTTTTGGTAATCCTTGCAACCCTAATGCTCTTTCTCTTTGTAAAAGAAAAAAATGTTCCGCCTCCCGACTCACCTGAAAATAAAGAAGAAAAGAAGGTGCCGTTTTTACAAGCCATGAAAACCGTATTGGCAGGCAGAAAAATTGAAGGCGAAGAAAAGCCTGATAAGAGCGCCCTCTTTGTTCTTGTTTCGCTTTTTTTATGGTTCCTAGGTTATCAAGGAATGCTGCCTTATATCGCCGAGTACAGCATAAAAAACTTCGGTGTATCTACAGGTCAGGGAGCCTTTGCAGCAGGAATGGTCGGTATAGCCTCAGCCTTGTCAGCCATTCCAATGGGATATGCCGCAAGTAAGTGGGGACGAAAAAGAATGATAAGAATCGCCTTAGTCGTTGTCGCAAGTTTGTGTCTAGCCCAATTTTTCTTAACCGAAATTGCCTACATCCTAGGACTTGCAGGAGGACAAATAAAATATCTTTTTTGGGGTATGATGTTTATCTTCGGTATTTTTTGGATCTGTATAATAGCAAACTCCTTCCCGATGCTTTGGCAAATGGCAGGCTTTTCTCATATAGGTCTTTACACAGGCTTATACTATACCTTTTCTCAAGGAGCTGCAATAATAGCACCCTTCCTTGCAGGTCTTATAATCGACTTTGCAGGCCACAGGGCAGTCTTTGTATACTGTGCATGTTTTTTCCTTCTTGCATGGCTTATGATGGGAAGGGTTACAAGAGGCGAAAAACACGATAAGGTAGAATAA
- a CDS encoding glycerophosphodiester phosphodiesterase family protein, whose protein sequence is MHKEILPNAKRPLLFGHRGVPSLAPENTMASFEKAVELGIPGVELDVHLSKTGELVVIHDSSIKRTGRIYENGKLIEAPDLKVEDLSWEELQKYDFGLWFSKEYEGERLPLLYNVLKLLGSDIYVDIEIKIDNLKYKGVVEKTYQVLQDILKILPENPHRFLVSSFNPFAIRYFSKICSYIPTALIYDNHPNTPFFLKKGRGLLFCKPDILKPSYKCFTKKRNKEAWCWTVDDKEKAAELIKKGVSGITSNRPQDIKEIL, encoded by the coding sequence ATGCATAAAGAAATTTTACCTAATGCAAAAAGGCCTCTTTTGTTTGGCCATAGAGGTGTTCCGAGTCTTGCTCCCGAAAATACTATGGCCTCATTTGAAAAAGCTGTAGAGCTGGGTATCCCCGGAGTCGAATTGGATGTTCACTTAAGCAAAACAGGAGAACTTGTTGTTATTCATGATTCCTCAATTAAGCGCACCGGAAGAATCTATGAAAATGGAAAGCTTATTGAGGCTCCGGATTTGAAAGTTGAAGATTTATCTTGGGAAGAATTACAAAAATACGACTTCGGTCTTTGGTTTTCAAAAGAATATGAGGGAGAAAGGCTACCATTGCTGTACAATGTGCTTAAGCTTTTAGGTTCCGATATCTATGTCGATATAGAAATTAAAATAGATAACTTAAAATACAAGGGTGTTGTAGAAAAAACTTATCAGGTTTTGCAGGATATTTTAAAAATTCTGCCTGAAAATCCGCATAGATTTTTGGTTTCTTCTTTTAATCCCTTTGCAATAAGATATTTTTCAAAGATATGTTCCTATATTCCTACTGCCTTAATCTATGACAACCATCCCAATACTCCCTTCTTTTTAAAAAAGGGCAGGGGACTGTTATTTTGTAAACCTGATATTTTAAAGCCTTCTTATAAATGCTTTACTAAAAAGAGAAATAAAGAAGCTTGGTGCTGGACTGTTGACGATAAGGAAAAGGCCGCGGAGCTTATCAAAAAAGGAGTAAGCGGAATTACTTCTAATAGGCCTCAGGATATAAAGGAGATTTTATAA
- a CDS encoding ketopantoate reductase family protein has translation MKILIYGAGVIGSLYAVYFSKGGSDVSIYARGSRLQELKEKGLSYFEKNKIKTVNVKVLEKVFDDDIYDFIFLTVREDNLKEALTELKENKSKTIVTMVNTISPYAELEKLCGKGKILPAFPGAGGSIDDGTLDAALTPRLIQPTTFGEKDGKHTERSKLLAALFKKSRIPYQIVPDMHNWQLSHLAMVVPLADAYYKSDEPKTVYLNKKIMYEAGKTMRDNFRFLAKRKMLSPNKFYLVTICPLFLIAFILKLTYKSEFGNKFMYRHSMKAPKEMQKLKENLNLVLKNL, from the coding sequence ATGAAAATTTTAATTTATGGGGCCGGGGTTATAGGCAGTTTATATGCGGTTTATTTTTCAAAAGGAGGCTCTGATGTTTCAATTTATGCAAGGGGAAGCCGTTTGCAGGAATTAAAAGAAAAAGGTCTATCCTATTTTGAAAAAAATAAAATAAAAACTGTAAATGTGAAAGTGCTTGAAAAAGTTTTTGATGATGATATCTACGATTTTATTTTTTTGACCGTCCGTGAAGATAACTTAAAAGAAGCATTGACCGAATTAAAAGAAAACAAGAGCAAAACCATCGTTACAATGGTAAATACCATAAGCCCCTATGCCGAGCTTGAAAAACTTTGCGGAAAAGGAAAAATTCTACCGGCCTTTCCGGGAGCAGGCGGCAGTATTGATGACGGTACCTTGGATGCAGCTCTCACTCCCCGTCTTATTCAGCCTACAACATTCGGGGAAAAAGACGGCAAACACACTGAACGCTCAAAACTTCTAGCTGCTCTTTTTAAAAAGAGCAGAATTCCTTATCAGATTGTCCCCGATATGCATAATTGGCAGCTTTCCCATCTTGCAATGGTCGTTCCGCTTGCGGATGCTTATTATAAAAGCGATGAGCCTAAAACCGTATACTTAAACAAAAAAATTATGTATGAGGCAGGTAAAACGATGAGGGATAATTTTAGATTCTTGGCAAAACGGAAAATGCTTTCTCCAAATAAATTTTATCTTGTTACAATTTGTCCTCTTTTTCTTATCGCCTTCATCTTAAAACTAACATATAAGAGCGAATTCGGAAATAAGTTTATGTACCGCCATTCAATGAAGGCTCCTAAAGAAATGCAAAAACTAAAAGAAAACCTTAATCTTGTTTTAAAGAATTTATAA
- a CDS encoding GNAT family N-acetyltransferase translates to MKTKDIETERLILRSMTLDDADFAAKLWGDPENGKYLADAPYKNGDELRKVIYDIDEWEDEYPFIAVCKNTGEPVATCCLGTEGPKGHWGFGYTVKKELWGKGLATEMVKALINFAYSFGVRNFYCTVAKENKASCRVMEKCGLKIKETQTFKKRGTDMEFESNIYTMNME, encoded by the coding sequence ATGAAAACAAAAGATATAGAAACGGAAAGACTTATTTTACGCAGCATGACACTTGACGATGCAGATTTTGCAGCAAAGCTTTGGGGTGATCCTGAAAACGGAAAGTATCTTGCAGATGCACCGTATAAAAACGGCGATGAACTTAGAAAGGTAATTTACGATATAGACGAATGGGAAGATGAATATCCTTTTATTGCTGTTTGCAAAAATACGGGCGAACCCGTTGCAACCTGCTGTTTAGGGACGGAAGGACCAAAGGGCCATTGGGGTTTCGGCTATACAGTAAAAAAAGAGTTGTGGGGCAAAGGACTTGCAACCGAGATGGTAAAAGCTTTGATAAATTTTGCGTACTCATTCGGCGTGCGTAATTTTTATTGTACAGTTGCAAAAGAAAATAAGGCCTCGTGCCGAGTGATGGAAAAATGCGGATTAAAAATAAAAGAGACACAAACATTTAAAAAACGCGGTACGGATATGGAATTTGAATCAAATATTTATACAATGAACATGGAGTAA
- a CDS encoding GNAT family N-acetyltransferase yields MEDWIKYLIPKNLLGNENKNIKIEKFNEIQHKDIIPQIYADAFCDKAWESDWYKIDLFNPDSCFVAKYNEEYAGFIISFIKENSAYISVIAVIKKYQKCGIGISLINRVINYFKNKDLKIYLDVEAKNKPAINWYNKCEFIQITK; encoded by the coding sequence ATGGAGGACTGGATTAAATATCTTATACCTAAAAACCTTTTGGGCAATGAAAATAAAAATATTAAAATCGAAAAGTTTAATGAAATTCAACACAAAGATATTATTCCGCAAATATATGCCGATGCATTTTGCGATAAGGCATGGGAAAGCGATTGGTATAAAATAGACCTCTTTAATCCCGATTCTTGTTTTGTTGCAAAATATAATGAAGAATATGCAGGTTTTATTATTTCATTTATAAAAGAGAATTCGGCTTATATCAGTGTTATTGCAGTTATAAAAAAATATCAAAAATGCGGAATCGGAATATCTCTTATAAATAGAGTCATAAATTATTTTAAAAATAAAGATTTGAAAATCTATCTTGATGTCGAAGCAAAAAATAAACCGGCGATAAATTGGTACAACAAGTGCGAATTTATTCAAATCACTAAATAA
- a CDS encoding Rrf2 family transcriptional regulator, translating into MQIGTKFSVSIHILLCVEFFKDKCKVTSDFLAESVKTNPVVIRKLMSALKDAGLIEITQGTGGIALKKNANQITFLDIFNAVESVKDGKLFKIHDTPPNECPVAQRINFLLDGYFIDAQTALEKKLNSFTLQAILNKIKDIQIS; encoded by the coding sequence ATGCAAATAGGAACAAAATTTTCGGTGTCAATTCATATTCTACTCTGCGTGGAATTCTTTAAAGATAAGTGTAAGGTAACGAGCGATTTTCTTGCCGAAAGTGTAAAGACAAATCCGGTAGTTATACGCAAACTTATGAGTGCGTTAAAAGATGCCGGACTTATAGAAATTACTCAAGGGACAGGCGGTATCGCATTAAAAAAAAATGCAAACCAAATCACCTTCCTCGATATCTTTAATGCAGTAGAATCCGTAAAAGACGGTAAACTTTTTAAAATACATGATACACCTCCGAACGAATGCCCTGTTGCACAAAGAATAAATTTTTTACTTGACGGCTACTTTATAGACGCGCAAACCGCCCTCGAAAAAAAATTAAATTCATTTACCCTGCAAGCCATTTTAAATAAAATAAAAGATATACAAATCTCTTAA